The following are encoded together in the Acipenser ruthenus chromosome 24, fAciRut3.2 maternal haplotype, whole genome shotgun sequence genome:
- the LOC117429324 gene encoding kinesin-like protein KIF23 isoform X4, whose product MIRQARGKTPRRAALKKPPNNSNLKDPVGVYCRVRPLGSEDQECCIEVISETTIQLHPPEGSKVNRNGEFKETQYSFKNVFGLNISQLELFDNVAKPLVDDVIHCKNGLLFTYGVTGSGKTHTMTGSPGEGGLLPRSLDMIFNSIGPYQAKRYVFKPDDKNGMEIQTSVDALLERQKRESQTSAPKTPSRQRPDPEFADMINVEDTCKAEGVDEDSVYSVFVSYIEIYNNYIYDLLEEVPYDPIRPKWNGCGTPVRSTEFIPPQSKILREDQNHNMYVAGCTEVEVKSTVEAFEVFWKGQKKRRIANTQLNRESSRSHSVFIIKLAQAPLDADGDNVLQDKDQISVSQLCLVDLAGSERTSRTRAEGSRLREAGNINQSLMTLRTCMEVLRENQMYGTNKMVPYRDSKVTHLFKNYFDGEGKVRMIVCVNPKADDYEETMLVMRFAEMTQEVEVARPVDRPICGLTPGRRNRNQAFKEELTRKLEERGGPVNGDLENPSTIEILVQSLPPLPPCNLVDVNDDQTLPRLIECLEKRHRIRQMMIDELDKTAGSFKSMLQEFDGTLMAKDNFIQEQRGKLGDRDRIITGQKSEVDRLEKKVKTLEYKIDILQKTTNIYEVDKRSLQQELETKDQKLQRELSDKRRMEARMQGVVSNTKMKWEKECERRVAAKQMEMQNKLWVKDEKLKQLKAIVTESKSERPERPERSERPEKPERPSREKDMVKKRSVSPSPVPAPVSSPHLVRRGQPSSSSLSVASYIAEWEQRVPQAPRQVYDSPDHRTRQQELTEYRNNSNQNRRQGFYRTGDCEVPIQQHRAVDLEEDCCHMNAPPVQPRHRRSRSAGGERWVDHKPASNLELDTVMQPHVPNAIKVSVPNEKALSKCDKYMLTHQELASDGEIKTKLIKGEVFKTRGGGQSVQFTDIETLKQESPTSSTNRKRRSSGNAPVQQEETTESEWTDVETRCSVAVEMRAGSNLGPGYQHHGQPKRRKP is encoded by the exons ATGATTAGACAGGC gaGGGGTAAAACACCCAGAAGAGCTGCCCTAAAGAAACCACCCAATAACAGCAACCTTAAAGATCCAGTTGGT GTGTACTGCCGGGTCCGCCCGCTTGGCTCAGAGGACCAGGAATGCTGTATCGAGGTGATCAGCGAAACAACAATACAACTGCACCCTCCAGAAGGGAGCAAAGTTAACAGGAATGGAGAGTTCAAAGAG ACGCAGTATTCCTTCAAGAATGTGTTTGGTCTGAACATATCTCAGCTTGAACTGTTTGACAACGTGGCAAAACCGCTTGTTGATGATGTCATTCATTGTAAAAATG GTTTGCTTTTCACGTATGGTGTGACAGGCAGCGGGAAAACTCATACGATGACTGGCTCTCCTGGGGAAGGGGGTCTTCTTCCCCGCTCTTTGGATATGATTTTCAATAGTATAGGTCCTTATCAGGCAAAGCGATAT GTTTTCAAGCCAGATGACAAAAATGGCATGGAGATTCAGACTTCAGTTGATGCTTTGTTAGAAAGGCAAAAAAGAGAGAGCCAAACATCTGCACCCAAGACTCCTTCTAG GCAAAGGCCAGATCCAGAGTTTGCTGACATGATCAATGTAGAAGATACTTGCAAGGCAGAGGGTGTCGATGAAGACAGTGTctacagtgtttttgtttcatacatAGAAATCTATAATAATTACATCTATGATCTCCTAGAGGAAGTCCCATATGATCCAATAAGGCCAAA GTGGAACGGGTGCGGCACTCCTGTGCGGAGCACTGAGTTCAT ACCTCCTCAATCTAAAATTCTCAGGGAAGATCAAAACCATAATATGTATGTGGCTGGCTGTACAGAAGTAGAGGTGAAATCGACAGTAGAAGCATTTGAGGTTTTCTGGAAAG GTCAGAAGAAGAGGCGTATTGCCAACACTCAGTTAAACCGAGAATCCAGTCGTTCTCACAGTGTATTCATCATCAAACTGGCTCAAGCGCCTTTGGATGCAGATGGAGACAATGTTCTGCAG GATAAAGATCAGATCAGTGTGAGTCAGCTTTGCCTGGTTGATCTGGCTGGAAGTGAAAGAACAAGCAGGACGCGAGCTGAAGGGAGCCGACTGCGAGAGGCAG GGAACATAAACCAGTCCCTGATGACTCTTAGAACATGTATGGAAGTTTTAAGAGAGAACCAGATGTATGGAACAAATAAG atggtACCGTACAGAGATTCTAAAGTGACTCATCTATTTAAGAACTATTTTGATGGGGAAGGAAAAGTGAGAATGATTGTTTGTGTCAATCCTAAAGCAGACGATTACGAAGAAACTATG CTGGTGATGAGGTTTGCTGAGATGACTCAGGAAGTGGAAGTTGCCAGGCCTGTTGACAGGCCTATCTGTGGCCTCACGCCAGGGCGCAGGAACAGAAACCAAGCCTTCAAGGAAGAGTTGACACGCAAGCTGGAGGAGCGTGGAGGCCCAGTTAATGGAG ATTTAGAAAACCCTTCAACCATTGAGATTCTTGTACAGAGCTTACCGCCTCTGCCTCCTTGTAATCTTGTGGATGTTAATGACGACCAAACCTTGCCCAGACTGATTGAATGCCTGGAGAAACGACACAGAATAAGGCAGATGATGATAGATGAGCTTGATAAAACAG CTGGGTCATTTAAATCTATGCTCCAGGAGTTTGATGGTACCCTAATGGCCAAGGACAACTTCATCCAGGAGCAGAGAGGAAAGCTGGGTGACAGGGATAGGATTATCACGGGACAGAAGTCTGAGGTTGATCGACTTGAGAAGAAGGTCAAAACACTGGAATATAAG attgaCATTTTGCAGAAAACAACTAATATTTATGAAGTGGATAAGCGTTCCTTACAACAAGAGTTGGAGACAAAGGACCAGAAATTGCAGCGAGAGTTATCAGATAAACGTCGAATGGAAGCAAGGATGCAAGGAGTGGTGTCTAATACAAAGATGAAATGGGAGAAGGAATGT GAGAGACGTGTGGCTGCGAAACAGATGGAGATGCAGAACAAATTGTGGGTGAAAGATGAAAAGCTGAAGCAGCTCAAAGCCATTGTAACTGAAAGCAAGAGCGAGAGACCAGAGCGACCAGAGAGATCTGAAAGGCCTGAAAAGCCAGAGAGACCATCCAGGGAGAAGGACATGGTTAAGAAAAGATCAGTGTCTCCGTCGCCTGTACCT GCTCCTGTCTCTTCCCCTCACCTGGTCAGGCGGGGCCAGCCTTCCTCCAGCAGTCTGTCGGTAGCCTCCTATATTGCAGAGTGGGAACAGAGAGTTCCCCAGGCTCCTAGACAAGTTTACGATTCACCTGATCATAGGACTAGACAGCAGGAGCTCACGGAATATAGGAATAACAGCAATCAGAACAGGAGGCAAGGCTTTTACAGGACAGGAGACTGTGAGGTTCCCATTCAACAGCACAGAGCTGTAGACTTAGAGGAAGACTGTTGCCACATG AATGCACCACCAGTTCAGCCCCGACACAGGCGCTCACGCTCCGCGGGTGGGGAGAGATGGGTAGATCATAAACCAGCCAGTAATTTGGAGCTAGATACAGTCATGCAGCCACATGTACCCAATGCAATCAAGGTGTCAGTTCCCAATGAAAAAGCTTTGTCAAAATGTGACAAATACATGCTGACACACCAGGAGCTGGCATCGGATGGGGAGATTAAAACAAAACTTATTAAG ggagaAGTGTTCAAGACAAGAGGGGGAGGACAATCGGTCCAGTTCACAGACATAGAAACATTAAAGCAGGAGTCCCCAACTTCTAGTACAAA CCGGAAAAGGAGGTCCTCTGGTAACGCCCCTGTGCAGCAGGAAGAAACCACAGAGAGTGAATGGACAGATGTTGAGACGAGG tGTTCTGTAGCTGTAGAGATGAGGGCAGGTTCTAATCTTGGACCTGGATACCAGCACCATGGCCAGCCTAA GCGCAGAAAGCCCTAA
- the LOC117429324 gene encoding kinesin-like protein KIF23 isoform X1, giving the protein MIRQARGKTPRRAALKKPPNNSNLKDPVGVYCRVRPLGSEDQECCIEVISETTIQLHPPEGSKVNRNGEFKETQYSFKNVFGLNISQLELFDNVAKPLVDDVIHCKNGLLFTYGVTGSGKTHTMTGSPGEGGLLPRSLDMIFNSIGPYQAKRYVFKPDDKNGMEIQTSVDALLERQKRESQTSAPKTPSRQRPDPEFADMINVEDTCKAEGVDEDSVYSVFVSYIEIYNNYIYDLLEEVPYDPIRPKWNGCGTPVRSTEFIPPQSKILREDQNHNMYVAGCTEVEVKSTVEAFEVFWKGQKKRRIANTQLNRESSRSHSVFIIKLAQAPLDADGDNVLQDKDQISVSQLCLVDLAGSERTSRTRAEGSRLREAGNINQSLMTLRTCMEVLRENQMYGTNKMVPYRDSKVTHLFKNYFDGEGKVRMIVCVNPKADDYEETMLVMRFAEMTQEVEVARPVDRPICGLTPGRRNRNQAFKEELTRKLEERGGPVNGDLENPSTIEILVQSLPPLPPCNLVDVNDDQTLPRLIECLEKRHRIRQMMIDELDKTAGSFKSMLQEFDGTLMAKDNFIQEQRGKLGDRDRIITGQKSEVDRLEKKVKTLEYKIDILQKTTNIYEVDKRSLQQELETKDQKLQRELSDKRRMEARMQGVVSNTKMKWEKECERRVAAKQMEMQNKLWVKDEKLKQLKAIVTESKSERPERPERSERPEKPERPSREKDMVKKRSVSPSPVPNAPPVQPRHRRSRSAGGERWVDHKPASNLELDTVMQPHVPNAIKVSVPNEKALSKCDKYMLTHQELASDGEIKTKLIKGEVFKTRGGGQSVQFTDIETLKQESPTSSTNRKRRSSGNAPVQQEETTESEWTDVETRCSVAVEMRAGSNLGPGYQHHGQPKRRKP; this is encoded by the exons ATGATTAGACAGGC gaGGGGTAAAACACCCAGAAGAGCTGCCCTAAAGAAACCACCCAATAACAGCAACCTTAAAGATCCAGTTGGT GTGTACTGCCGGGTCCGCCCGCTTGGCTCAGAGGACCAGGAATGCTGTATCGAGGTGATCAGCGAAACAACAATACAACTGCACCCTCCAGAAGGGAGCAAAGTTAACAGGAATGGAGAGTTCAAAGAG ACGCAGTATTCCTTCAAGAATGTGTTTGGTCTGAACATATCTCAGCTTGAACTGTTTGACAACGTGGCAAAACCGCTTGTTGATGATGTCATTCATTGTAAAAATG GTTTGCTTTTCACGTATGGTGTGACAGGCAGCGGGAAAACTCATACGATGACTGGCTCTCCTGGGGAAGGGGGTCTTCTTCCCCGCTCTTTGGATATGATTTTCAATAGTATAGGTCCTTATCAGGCAAAGCGATAT GTTTTCAAGCCAGATGACAAAAATGGCATGGAGATTCAGACTTCAGTTGATGCTTTGTTAGAAAGGCAAAAAAGAGAGAGCCAAACATCTGCACCCAAGACTCCTTCTAG GCAAAGGCCAGATCCAGAGTTTGCTGACATGATCAATGTAGAAGATACTTGCAAGGCAGAGGGTGTCGATGAAGACAGTGTctacagtgtttttgtttcatacatAGAAATCTATAATAATTACATCTATGATCTCCTAGAGGAAGTCCCATATGATCCAATAAGGCCAAA GTGGAACGGGTGCGGCACTCCTGTGCGGAGCACTGAGTTCAT ACCTCCTCAATCTAAAATTCTCAGGGAAGATCAAAACCATAATATGTATGTGGCTGGCTGTACAGAAGTAGAGGTGAAATCGACAGTAGAAGCATTTGAGGTTTTCTGGAAAG GTCAGAAGAAGAGGCGTATTGCCAACACTCAGTTAAACCGAGAATCCAGTCGTTCTCACAGTGTATTCATCATCAAACTGGCTCAAGCGCCTTTGGATGCAGATGGAGACAATGTTCTGCAG GATAAAGATCAGATCAGTGTGAGTCAGCTTTGCCTGGTTGATCTGGCTGGAAGTGAAAGAACAAGCAGGACGCGAGCTGAAGGGAGCCGACTGCGAGAGGCAG GGAACATAAACCAGTCCCTGATGACTCTTAGAACATGTATGGAAGTTTTAAGAGAGAACCAGATGTATGGAACAAATAAG atggtACCGTACAGAGATTCTAAAGTGACTCATCTATTTAAGAACTATTTTGATGGGGAAGGAAAAGTGAGAATGATTGTTTGTGTCAATCCTAAAGCAGACGATTACGAAGAAACTATG CTGGTGATGAGGTTTGCTGAGATGACTCAGGAAGTGGAAGTTGCCAGGCCTGTTGACAGGCCTATCTGTGGCCTCACGCCAGGGCGCAGGAACAGAAACCAAGCCTTCAAGGAAGAGTTGACACGCAAGCTGGAGGAGCGTGGAGGCCCAGTTAATGGAG ATTTAGAAAACCCTTCAACCATTGAGATTCTTGTACAGAGCTTACCGCCTCTGCCTCCTTGTAATCTTGTGGATGTTAATGACGACCAAACCTTGCCCAGACTGATTGAATGCCTGGAGAAACGACACAGAATAAGGCAGATGATGATAGATGAGCTTGATAAAACAG CTGGGTCATTTAAATCTATGCTCCAGGAGTTTGATGGTACCCTAATGGCCAAGGACAACTTCATCCAGGAGCAGAGAGGAAAGCTGGGTGACAGGGATAGGATTATCACGGGACAGAAGTCTGAGGTTGATCGACTTGAGAAGAAGGTCAAAACACTGGAATATAAG attgaCATTTTGCAGAAAACAACTAATATTTATGAAGTGGATAAGCGTTCCTTACAACAAGAGTTGGAGACAAAGGACCAGAAATTGCAGCGAGAGTTATCAGATAAACGTCGAATGGAAGCAAGGATGCAAGGAGTGGTGTCTAATACAAAGATGAAATGGGAGAAGGAATGT GAGAGACGTGTGGCTGCGAAACAGATGGAGATGCAGAACAAATTGTGGGTGAAAGATGAAAAGCTGAAGCAGCTCAAAGCCATTGTAACTGAAAGCAAGAGCGAGAGACCAGAGCGACCAGAGAGATCTGAAAGGCCTGAAAAGCCAGAGAGACCATCCAGGGAGAAGGACATGGTTAAGAAAAGATCAGTGTCTCCGTCGCCTGTACCT AATGCACCACCAGTTCAGCCCCGACACAGGCGCTCACGCTCCGCGGGTGGGGAGAGATGGGTAGATCATAAACCAGCCAGTAATTTGGAGCTAGATACAGTCATGCAGCCACATGTACCCAATGCAATCAAGGTGTCAGTTCCCAATGAAAAAGCTTTGTCAAAATGTGACAAATACATGCTGACACACCAGGAGCTGGCATCGGATGGGGAGATTAAAACAAAACTTATTAAG ggagaAGTGTTCAAGACAAGAGGGGGAGGACAATCGGTCCAGTTCACAGACATAGAAACATTAAAGCAGGAGTCCCCAACTTCTAGTACAAA CCGGAAAAGGAGGTCCTCTGGTAACGCCCCTGTGCAGCAGGAAGAAACCACAGAGAGTGAATGGACAGATGTTGAGACGAGG tGTTCTGTAGCTGTAGAGATGAGGGCAGGTTCTAATCTTGGACCTGGATACCAGCACCATGGCCAGCCTAA GCGCAGAAAGCCCTAA
- the LOC117429324 gene encoding kinesin-like protein KIF23 isoform X3, whose product MIRQARGKTPRRAALKKPPNNSNLKDPVGVYCRVRPLGSEDQECCIEVISETTIQLHPPEGSKVNRNGEFKETQYSFKNVFGLNISQLELFDNVAKPLVDDVIHCKNGLLFTYGVTGSGKTHTMTGSPGEGGLLPRSLDMIFNSIGPYQAKRYVFKPDDKNGMEIQTSVDALLERQKRESQTSAPKTPSRQRPDPEFADMINVEDTCKAEGVDEDSVYSVFVSYIEIYNNYIYDLLEEVPYDPIRPKWNGCGTPVRSTEFIPPQSKILREDQNHNMYVAGCTEVEVKSTVEAFEVFWKGQKKRRIANTQLNRESSRSHSVFIIKLAQAPLDADGDNVLQDKDQISVSQLCLVDLAGSERTSRTRAEGSRLREAGNINQSLMTLRTCMEVLRENQMYGTNKMVPYRDSKVTHLFKNYFDGEGKVRMIVCVNPKADDYEETMLVMRFAEMTQEVEVARPVDRPICGLTPGRRNRNQAFKEELTRKLEERGGPVNGDLENPSTIEILVQSLPPLPPCNLVDVNDDQTLPRLIECLEKRHRIRQMMIDELDKTAGSFKSMLQEFDGTLMAKDNFIQEQRGKLGDRDRIITGQKSEVDRLEKKVKTLEYKIDILQKTTNIYEVDKRSLQQELETKDQKLQRELSDKRRMEARMQGVVSNTKMKWEKECERRVAAKQMEMQNKLWVKDEKLKQLKAIVTESKSERPERPERSERPEKPERPSREKDMVKKRSVSPSPVPGEVFKTRGGGQSVQFTDIETLKQESPTSSTNRKRRSSGNAPVQQEETTESEWTDVETRCSVAVEMRAGSNLGPGYQHHGQPKRRKP is encoded by the exons ATGATTAGACAGGC gaGGGGTAAAACACCCAGAAGAGCTGCCCTAAAGAAACCACCCAATAACAGCAACCTTAAAGATCCAGTTGGT GTGTACTGCCGGGTCCGCCCGCTTGGCTCAGAGGACCAGGAATGCTGTATCGAGGTGATCAGCGAAACAACAATACAACTGCACCCTCCAGAAGGGAGCAAAGTTAACAGGAATGGAGAGTTCAAAGAG ACGCAGTATTCCTTCAAGAATGTGTTTGGTCTGAACATATCTCAGCTTGAACTGTTTGACAACGTGGCAAAACCGCTTGTTGATGATGTCATTCATTGTAAAAATG GTTTGCTTTTCACGTATGGTGTGACAGGCAGCGGGAAAACTCATACGATGACTGGCTCTCCTGGGGAAGGGGGTCTTCTTCCCCGCTCTTTGGATATGATTTTCAATAGTATAGGTCCTTATCAGGCAAAGCGATAT GTTTTCAAGCCAGATGACAAAAATGGCATGGAGATTCAGACTTCAGTTGATGCTTTGTTAGAAAGGCAAAAAAGAGAGAGCCAAACATCTGCACCCAAGACTCCTTCTAG GCAAAGGCCAGATCCAGAGTTTGCTGACATGATCAATGTAGAAGATACTTGCAAGGCAGAGGGTGTCGATGAAGACAGTGTctacagtgtttttgtttcatacatAGAAATCTATAATAATTACATCTATGATCTCCTAGAGGAAGTCCCATATGATCCAATAAGGCCAAA GTGGAACGGGTGCGGCACTCCTGTGCGGAGCACTGAGTTCAT ACCTCCTCAATCTAAAATTCTCAGGGAAGATCAAAACCATAATATGTATGTGGCTGGCTGTACAGAAGTAGAGGTGAAATCGACAGTAGAAGCATTTGAGGTTTTCTGGAAAG GTCAGAAGAAGAGGCGTATTGCCAACACTCAGTTAAACCGAGAATCCAGTCGTTCTCACAGTGTATTCATCATCAAACTGGCTCAAGCGCCTTTGGATGCAGATGGAGACAATGTTCTGCAG GATAAAGATCAGATCAGTGTGAGTCAGCTTTGCCTGGTTGATCTGGCTGGAAGTGAAAGAACAAGCAGGACGCGAGCTGAAGGGAGCCGACTGCGAGAGGCAG GGAACATAAACCAGTCCCTGATGACTCTTAGAACATGTATGGAAGTTTTAAGAGAGAACCAGATGTATGGAACAAATAAG atggtACCGTACAGAGATTCTAAAGTGACTCATCTATTTAAGAACTATTTTGATGGGGAAGGAAAAGTGAGAATGATTGTTTGTGTCAATCCTAAAGCAGACGATTACGAAGAAACTATG CTGGTGATGAGGTTTGCTGAGATGACTCAGGAAGTGGAAGTTGCCAGGCCTGTTGACAGGCCTATCTGTGGCCTCACGCCAGGGCGCAGGAACAGAAACCAAGCCTTCAAGGAAGAGTTGACACGCAAGCTGGAGGAGCGTGGAGGCCCAGTTAATGGAG ATTTAGAAAACCCTTCAACCATTGAGATTCTTGTACAGAGCTTACCGCCTCTGCCTCCTTGTAATCTTGTGGATGTTAATGACGACCAAACCTTGCCCAGACTGATTGAATGCCTGGAGAAACGACACAGAATAAGGCAGATGATGATAGATGAGCTTGATAAAACAG CTGGGTCATTTAAATCTATGCTCCAGGAGTTTGATGGTACCCTAATGGCCAAGGACAACTTCATCCAGGAGCAGAGAGGAAAGCTGGGTGACAGGGATAGGATTATCACGGGACAGAAGTCTGAGGTTGATCGACTTGAGAAGAAGGTCAAAACACTGGAATATAAG attgaCATTTTGCAGAAAACAACTAATATTTATGAAGTGGATAAGCGTTCCTTACAACAAGAGTTGGAGACAAAGGACCAGAAATTGCAGCGAGAGTTATCAGATAAACGTCGAATGGAAGCAAGGATGCAAGGAGTGGTGTCTAATACAAAGATGAAATGGGAGAAGGAATGT GAGAGACGTGTGGCTGCGAAACAGATGGAGATGCAGAACAAATTGTGGGTGAAAGATGAAAAGCTGAAGCAGCTCAAAGCCATTGTAACTGAAAGCAAGAGCGAGAGACCAGAGCGACCAGAGAGATCTGAAAGGCCTGAAAAGCCAGAGAGACCATCCAGGGAGAAGGACATGGTTAAGAAAAGATCAGTGTCTCCGTCGCCTGTACCT ggagaAGTGTTCAAGACAAGAGGGGGAGGACAATCGGTCCAGTTCACAGACATAGAAACATTAAAGCAGGAGTCCCCAACTTCTAGTACAAA CCGGAAAAGGAGGTCCTCTGGTAACGCCCCTGTGCAGCAGGAAGAAACCACAGAGAGTGAATGGACAGATGTTGAGACGAGG tGTTCTGTAGCTGTAGAGATGAGGGCAGGTTCTAATCTTGGACCTGGATACCAGCACCATGGCCAGCCTAA GCGCAGAAAGCCCTAA
- the LOC117429324 gene encoding kinesin-like protein KIF23 isoform X2 → MIRQARGKTPRRAALKKPPNNSNLKDPVGVYCRVRPLGSEDQECCIEVISETTIQLHPPEGSKVNRNGEFKETQYSFKNVFGLNISQLELFDNVAKPLVDDVIHCKNGLLFTYGVTGSGKTHTMTGSPGEGGLLPRSLDMIFNSIGPYQAKRYVFKPDDKNGMEIQTSVDALLERQKRESQTSAPKTPSRQRPDPEFADMINVEDTCKAEGVDEDSVYSVFVSYIEIYNNYIYDLLEEVPYDPIRPKPPQSKILREDQNHNMYVAGCTEVEVKSTVEAFEVFWKGQKKRRIANTQLNRESSRSHSVFIIKLAQAPLDADGDNVLQDKDQISVSQLCLVDLAGSERTSRTRAEGSRLREAGNINQSLMTLRTCMEVLRENQMYGTNKMVPYRDSKVTHLFKNYFDGEGKVRMIVCVNPKADDYEETMLVMRFAEMTQEVEVARPVDRPICGLTPGRRNRNQAFKEELTRKLEERGGPVNGDLENPSTIEILVQSLPPLPPCNLVDVNDDQTLPRLIECLEKRHRIRQMMIDELDKTAGSFKSMLQEFDGTLMAKDNFIQEQRGKLGDRDRIITGQKSEVDRLEKKVKTLEYKIDILQKTTNIYEVDKRSLQQELETKDQKLQRELSDKRRMEARMQGVVSNTKMKWEKECERRVAAKQMEMQNKLWVKDEKLKQLKAIVTESKSERPERPERSERPEKPERPSREKDMVKKRSVSPSPVPNAPPVQPRHRRSRSAGGERWVDHKPASNLELDTVMQPHVPNAIKVSVPNEKALSKCDKYMLTHQELASDGEIKTKLIKGEVFKTRGGGQSVQFTDIETLKQESPTSSTNRKRRSSGNAPVQQEETTESEWTDVETRCSVAVEMRAGSNLGPGYQHHGQPKRRKP, encoded by the exons ATGATTAGACAGGC gaGGGGTAAAACACCCAGAAGAGCTGCCCTAAAGAAACCACCCAATAACAGCAACCTTAAAGATCCAGTTGGT GTGTACTGCCGGGTCCGCCCGCTTGGCTCAGAGGACCAGGAATGCTGTATCGAGGTGATCAGCGAAACAACAATACAACTGCACCCTCCAGAAGGGAGCAAAGTTAACAGGAATGGAGAGTTCAAAGAG ACGCAGTATTCCTTCAAGAATGTGTTTGGTCTGAACATATCTCAGCTTGAACTGTTTGACAACGTGGCAAAACCGCTTGTTGATGATGTCATTCATTGTAAAAATG GTTTGCTTTTCACGTATGGTGTGACAGGCAGCGGGAAAACTCATACGATGACTGGCTCTCCTGGGGAAGGGGGTCTTCTTCCCCGCTCTTTGGATATGATTTTCAATAGTATAGGTCCTTATCAGGCAAAGCGATAT GTTTTCAAGCCAGATGACAAAAATGGCATGGAGATTCAGACTTCAGTTGATGCTTTGTTAGAAAGGCAAAAAAGAGAGAGCCAAACATCTGCACCCAAGACTCCTTCTAG GCAAAGGCCAGATCCAGAGTTTGCTGACATGATCAATGTAGAAGATACTTGCAAGGCAGAGGGTGTCGATGAAGACAGTGTctacagtgtttttgtttcatacatAGAAATCTATAATAATTACATCTATGATCTCCTAGAGGAAGTCCCATATGATCCAATAAGGCCAAA ACCTCCTCAATCTAAAATTCTCAGGGAAGATCAAAACCATAATATGTATGTGGCTGGCTGTACAGAAGTAGAGGTGAAATCGACAGTAGAAGCATTTGAGGTTTTCTGGAAAG GTCAGAAGAAGAGGCGTATTGCCAACACTCAGTTAAACCGAGAATCCAGTCGTTCTCACAGTGTATTCATCATCAAACTGGCTCAAGCGCCTTTGGATGCAGATGGAGACAATGTTCTGCAG GATAAAGATCAGATCAGTGTGAGTCAGCTTTGCCTGGTTGATCTGGCTGGAAGTGAAAGAACAAGCAGGACGCGAGCTGAAGGGAGCCGACTGCGAGAGGCAG GGAACATAAACCAGTCCCTGATGACTCTTAGAACATGTATGGAAGTTTTAAGAGAGAACCAGATGTATGGAACAAATAAG atggtACCGTACAGAGATTCTAAAGTGACTCATCTATTTAAGAACTATTTTGATGGGGAAGGAAAAGTGAGAATGATTGTTTGTGTCAATCCTAAAGCAGACGATTACGAAGAAACTATG CTGGTGATGAGGTTTGCTGAGATGACTCAGGAAGTGGAAGTTGCCAGGCCTGTTGACAGGCCTATCTGTGGCCTCACGCCAGGGCGCAGGAACAGAAACCAAGCCTTCAAGGAAGAGTTGACACGCAAGCTGGAGGAGCGTGGAGGCCCAGTTAATGGAG ATTTAGAAAACCCTTCAACCATTGAGATTCTTGTACAGAGCTTACCGCCTCTGCCTCCTTGTAATCTTGTGGATGTTAATGACGACCAAACCTTGCCCAGACTGATTGAATGCCTGGAGAAACGACACAGAATAAGGCAGATGATGATAGATGAGCTTGATAAAACAG CTGGGTCATTTAAATCTATGCTCCAGGAGTTTGATGGTACCCTAATGGCCAAGGACAACTTCATCCAGGAGCAGAGAGGAAAGCTGGGTGACAGGGATAGGATTATCACGGGACAGAAGTCTGAGGTTGATCGACTTGAGAAGAAGGTCAAAACACTGGAATATAAG attgaCATTTTGCAGAAAACAACTAATATTTATGAAGTGGATAAGCGTTCCTTACAACAAGAGTTGGAGACAAAGGACCAGAAATTGCAGCGAGAGTTATCAGATAAACGTCGAATGGAAGCAAGGATGCAAGGAGTGGTGTCTAATACAAAGATGAAATGGGAGAAGGAATGT GAGAGACGTGTGGCTGCGAAACAGATGGAGATGCAGAACAAATTGTGGGTGAAAGATGAAAAGCTGAAGCAGCTCAAAGCCATTGTAACTGAAAGCAAGAGCGAGAGACCAGAGCGACCAGAGAGATCTGAAAGGCCTGAAAAGCCAGAGAGACCATCCAGGGAGAAGGACATGGTTAAGAAAAGATCAGTGTCTCCGTCGCCTGTACCT AATGCACCACCAGTTCAGCCCCGACACAGGCGCTCACGCTCCGCGGGTGGGGAGAGATGGGTAGATCATAAACCAGCCAGTAATTTGGAGCTAGATACAGTCATGCAGCCACATGTACCCAATGCAATCAAGGTGTCAGTTCCCAATGAAAAAGCTTTGTCAAAATGTGACAAATACATGCTGACACACCAGGAGCTGGCATCGGATGGGGAGATTAAAACAAAACTTATTAAG ggagaAGTGTTCAAGACAAGAGGGGGAGGACAATCGGTCCAGTTCACAGACATAGAAACATTAAAGCAGGAGTCCCCAACTTCTAGTACAAA CCGGAAAAGGAGGTCCTCTGGTAACGCCCCTGTGCAGCAGGAAGAAACCACAGAGAGTGAATGGACAGATGTTGAGACGAGG tGTTCTGTAGCTGTAGAGATGAGGGCAGGTTCTAATCTTGGACCTGGATACCAGCACCATGGCCAGCCTAA GCGCAGAAAGCCCTAA